The nucleotide sequence GAAGAACAAGCGCTAAAAGCCTTTGGCCATGTTGCCTGTCCGGTTTTACCGGGTCTTCTGCCGGTCGAGCGCGACCTGGTACAACACGTTCTTGCGCTCGCCAGTGATTTGCGCAGCCAGGGCGGCCGCACGCTTGAGCGGCATTTCCTCGAGCAGCAGATCCAGGATGCGCATCGCTTCGCTACTGACGGCCTCTTCACTGTCCGGCATGGTCCAACCCGCCACCAGTACCACACATTCGCCACGCTGCTGGTTGCTGTCGCTTTCGACGAAGGCCCGCAACTGCGCCAGCGGCAACCCCTTGAGGGTTTCGAAGGTCTTGGTCAGCTCACGCGCCAGGAGCGCCGGACGCTCAGGGCCGAACACCAGCTCCATGTCCTGCAGGCACTCGAGGATGCGGTGGGGCGCCTCGTAGAAAATCAGTGTGCGCGGCTCTTCCTTTATGGACTCCAGGCGCGCCCGACGCCCCACGGCCTTGGCCGGCAGAAAGCCTTCGAAGATGAAGCGGTCCGATGGCAAGCCGGCCGCCGACAATGCCGCGATCAAGGCACAGGCGCCCGGCACCGGCACCACGCTGATGCCCGCCGCACGGGCCTGGCGCACCAGGTGGTAGCCGGGGTCGGAGATCAGTGGCGTGCCCGCATCGGAGATCAGCGCAACGTTATCGCCCGCCAACAGACGCGTGATAAAACGACTGCCCTCGTCCCGCTCATTATGTTCGTGGCAAGCGGCCAGCGGCGTGGCGATGCCGAAATGCTGCAGCAGGCGCTGGGAATGGCGGGTGTCTTCCGCCGCGATCAGGGCGACCTCCCGCAGGATCTTCAGCGCCCGGGCACTGATATCGTCCAGGTTGCCGATGGGCGTCGCCACCACATAAAGCGAGCCCGCAGCGGAATTCAAAGCACCTGGAGCAGTCAAAACGCGCACCTCACAATCGGTAAAACCGCCATTGTAGCGTGTCGGCCGTCCAAGCTTCACATCAGCTATTGTGGCGAGGGGATTTATCCCCGCTGGGCTGCGTAGCAGCCCCAAGAACTACCGCCTCGGTGTGCCAGGAAAGCGGGGGGGGAGCTTCTTTTGGGGCTGCTGCGCAGCCCCGCGGGGATAAATCCCCTCGCCACAGGTTTTAGTGTCACCACCTGAGTGAACAACGCTTTGTGCTGCACCACAACATTTGAACCATCTAAATTGATCGATTCACGCCACTGACATCGCGCCCCGGCCAGCGCTTGGGTACAATTCGACGCTAATTTGATCTCGTATCAGGACATTTACATGATCGCTTGCCTGCGGCTGCTCTCCGCCCTTTGCCTCGCCGCCCTCCTGGCGGCCTGCGCCAGCTCGCCCTCGTCCAGCCTTGGCGAACTCCCCCGGACCCCGGATGCCAGTATTGAGCAACTGCTCGAACAGGCCGCCCAAAGCAAAGCACCGGAAAAAGCCGCCCTGCTGCGCCTGAGCGCGGCAGACCTGGCCTACCGCCAGGGCAACGCCGGCCAATCCGCACAGATCCTGCAACAAGTGCCGCTGGAACAGCTCAAGCCAGGCCAGCAGATTTTCGCCAGCACCCTGGCGGCGGAACTGGCGATGACGCGCAACCAGCCCAAGGCCGCGCTGACCGCCCTGAGCCACCCGAGCCTGCAACACCTGAGCGAAATGCCGGTGGAACAGCAGATTCGCACCGGGACCGTTCATGCCCGTGCCCTTGAAGCCGATGGCCAGACCCTGGCCGCCGCGAAGGAGCGCATCTTCATCGCGCCCCTGCTCGAGAACGAAGTCGCCGCCAAGAACCACGAAGCGATCTGGTCGCTGATTGCCTCGCTGCCCACCGATCAATTGCAACCGACCACCACCGACGACCTCGGCGGCTGGCTGAGCCTGGCCCGCGCCGTGAAAACCGCCGGCACCCTGGAACAGCAGCAAGCGGCCATCGACCACTGGCGCGAACAGAACCCGAAACACCCGGCCGCCCTCCAACTGCCGACGCCCCTGGTCAAACTCAAGGAACTGGCAAGCCAGCCCCTGAGCAAGATCGCCCTGCTGCTGCCCCAGAATGGCCAGTTGGCCGCAGTCGCCAAAGCCCTGCGTGAAGGCTTCATGGCCTCGCATTATCAGGCCCAGCAGGCCGGGCAGAACCCACCGAGCATCCAGTTCTACGACAGCTCGACCCTGACTTCCATGGACGAGTTCTATCGCAAGGCCCAGGCCGACGGCGTGCAACTGGTGGTCGGCCCCCTGGAAAAACCATTGGTCAAGCAGATCAGCACGCGCCCGCAGTTGCCGATCACCACCCTGGCATTGAACTACAGCGAAGGCGAGCAAGGTCCACCCCAACTGTTCCAGTTCGGCCTGGCCCCCGAGGATGAAGCCCGTGAAGTTGCCCGCCGCGCCCGCGCCGACGGCTTGCACCGCGCAGCGGTCATGGTGCCGAAGGGCGAATGGGGTGATCGCGTACTGAAAGCCTTCAGCCAGGACTGGCAAGCCACCGGTGGCAGCATCCTCGCCATCGAGCGCGTCGACCAGCCGGTGCAACTGGCCCAGCAGATCGCCGACATGTTCCAACTGCGCCAGAGTGAAGGTCGTGCCAAGAGCCTGCAGAACACCGTAGGCACCACGGTGGCGGCCCAGCCTTCCCGTCGCCAGGACATCGAGTTCATCTTCCTGGCGGCGACCCCGCAACAGGCCCAGCAGATCAAGCCGACCCTGAACTTCCAGTACGCTGGCGACGTGCCGGTCTACGCGACGTCCCAGGTGTTCAGCGCCAGCGGCGACCAGAACCAGTACAACGACATGAACGGCATTCGCTTCTGCGAAACCCCGTGGCTGCTCGATGCCAACGACCCACTGCGCAAGCAGGTCACTGCCCAGTGGCCGCAAGCTGCCGGCAGCCTGGGCCGGCTGTATGCGATGGGCGCCGATGCCTATCGCCTGGCACCGCGCCTGGGCCAGCTCAAGACACTGCCGGACAGCCGCATCGAAGGCCTGTCGGGTAGCCTGGCGGTGTCCCAGTCCCAACGGGTTCAACGCCAGTTGCCTTGGGCCGAGTTCGTCAACGGCCAGGTACAGCGCCTGCCGGACACCCAGCGCTGATGCCCGAACGATCACGCCAGCAAAGCGGACGGGATGCCGAGGGCCAGGCCCTTGTGCATCTCCAGCAGCAAGGTCTGCGCCTGGTGGCGCAGAACTGGTTGTGTAAACGCGGCGAGCTTGATCTGGTCATGCTTGACGGCGATACAGTAGTATTCGTCGAAGTCCGCTACAGAAAAAATACCCAATGGGGTGGCGCGCTCGATAGCATCGACGAGCGCAAGCGCCAGAAGCTGGTTTTCGCCGCGCAGTACTTCCTGCAACGCGAATCCCGCTGGGCCGATCACCCCTGCCGTTTCGACGTGGTTGCCATCGACAGCAGTGTCGGTCAGCTGAACTGGCTGCAGAACGCCTTCGACAGCTGAACGTCCAGGTCCATGACGAACCGAGCCGGACACCTTCACTCAACTTTTGCTCTTTGCTTTGCGCGCCGCACATGTTTGTGCCGATAAGTCGCGCTACTTAAGGTCACCAGATGGACATGCAATCGCGAATTCGCCAGCTTTTTCAGGCCAGTATCGACACCAAGCAACAGGCGATGGACGTACTTGCACCCTACATCGAGCAAGCCAGCCAAGTGATGGTCAACGCCCTGCTCAACGAAGGCAAGATGCTTTCGTGCGGCAATGGTGGTTCCGCCGGCGACGCCCAGCACTTCTCGTCCGAACTGCTCAACCGCTTCGAACGCGAGCGCCCGAGCCTGCCGGCCATCGCACTGACCACCGACAGCTCGACGATCACCTCGATCGCCAACGACTACAGCTACAACGAAGTCTTCTCCAAACAGATCCGCGCCCTGGGCCAACCCGGCGATGTGCTGCTGGCGATTTCCACCAGCGGTAACTCGGCCAATATTATTCAGGCGATCCAGGCCGCACATGATCGCGAAATGATTGTCGTAGCATTGACCGGGCGCGACGGCGGCGGCATGGCTTCACTGCTGCTGCCGGAAGATGTCGAGATCCGCGTACCAGCCAAAGTCACCGCACGTATTCAGGAAGTCCACCTGCTGGCGATCCACTGTCTTTGCGACTTGATCGACAGCCAAATATTCGGGAGTGAAGAATGACCCCTAATCGCCTGGGCCTTCTGGCCCTGACCCTGTGCCTCGGCATCAGCGGCTGCACATCGGTGGTTAACGCCAGCCGGGAAAAGCCGATTGAAGACGACCGCGGCACCCGCACCTTCGGCAGCAAGATCGATGACTCCCTGATCGAAACCAAAGTCGGCGTGAACATCGCCAAGGCCGACCCGGACCTGGACAACAATTCGCACATCGTTGTGACCAGCTTCAACGGTGTCGTGCTGTTGGCCGGCCAGACTCCACGCGAGGACCTCAAGGCCAAGGCCGAGCAGGAGGCCAGCGCTGTGCAACGGGTCAAGACCGTGCATAACGAACTGCAGGTCCTGCAACCCTCCTCGCTGCTGGCGCGGCAGAACGATGCCTGGTTGACCACCAAGATCAAGACCCAGATGCTGACCGATGCCAGCATTCCTGGTTCGCGTATCAAGGTTGTGACCGAGAATGGCATCGTTTATCTGCTCGGGCTGCTGACCAAGAAGGAGGCCGCACAGGCGACCAACCTGGTGCAGGGGGTTTCCGGGGTGCAGAAGATCGTCAAGTTGTTTGAATATATTGATTGATGGTACGTGGGTAGTAGAACGGCGCTTGCTCTGAGAGAGAAGCGCCGTTTTTTTTGGGTGGGGTTTGGGTGTATATCCATTTCTTCGGTAACGGCGACTTATGGTTTCGGCCTTACGCCGAGTCACTTTCGAAAAGCGCGAAAGTAACCAAAGCGCTCTTGCCCCACCATTCGGTGCCTCGCTAAGGCTCGGCATGCCCTCACTCCGGCATTGCTCCGTGGGCCGCCGCGAAGGGCCATCCATGGCCCAGCGCGGCTAACCCGGCATCCATGCCGGGATGCCCACTGCGCAATACCTGCGTTCGGCCATCGTGGTTAACGGGGCGCCCGAGATCAAGAACCGACGCGAGGCGGCCTTACAGCCGACCTGGCTCTTTCGGGTGTACGCCAGTCCCACTGTGGGAGCTAGCTTGCTCGCAAAGGCGGCCTTATAGCCGACTTGTATCTTCCGGCTGACCTCAATCCCCTGTGGGAGCGAGCCTGCTCGCGATGGCGGCCTGGCAGCCAACCTACATCTGTGGGAATGGTCGGACAGCCCGACCGAATTTTCCGACGATTCCTGGCGGTTGCCGGGTGGGAAGGGTTCTCGCTAACCTTTTTCGGTCGCTGCAATTCAGCGACCGGGCCTGGAAACCCGATATGTGAGGATGCAACTGCACGCCACATGAGATACTGCATCGCTTTTTTTGCGTGTGCAGTTCTGCGTTATGGCGGCTGTGCGCGGGAGACTTTCGAGTCTGCCGGGTTTGGCTCCTCACTCCGGTTTCCAGCCCGCGTATAGCTGGCCTCCGCCAATGCCATGCTCAGCGATCTGGCTTTCAACCTGGAAGGCTCCAACCGGCATGTAGCCTTCGGCGTCCAGCAGATGGTCGAACTCAGTGAGTTGCTGGCAAACCGAGCGTTGGATGTTGTTGATCCACGATAGGTCGGACAACCTTTTTGTGGTGAGGGGATTTAGCGAAACGTCGCACCGCCCCGTTGGGGTGCGAAGCGCCTCTGAACAGCAAGTTGATAAGGTCTGACACCCCGAGGCGGGCGGTTTGGGGACGCCTCGTCACCAGGCTCAACCCTACAAATTGGAAGTACAGCCGAGAGAGAGGTTGGCTGTCAGGACGCCATCGCGAGCAGGCTCGCTCCCACAGGGGACTGAAGCACAACCGGGAGAGATAGGTCGGCTGTCAGGCCGCCTTCGCGAGCAAGCTCGCTCCCACAGTGGGACTGGCGTACACCCGAAAGAGCCAGGTCGGCTGTAAGGCCGCCTCGCGCCGGTTCTTGATCTCGGGCGCCCCGTTAACCACGATGGCCGAACGCAGGTATTGCGCAGTGGGCATCCCGGCATGGATGCCGGGATAGCCGCGCTGGGCCATGGATGGCCCTTCGCGGCGGGCCCACGGAGCAATGCCGGAGTGAGGGCATGCCGAGCTTTAGCGAGGCACCGAGTGGTGGGGCAAAAGCGTTTTGCTTACTTTTGCGCTTCTCAAAAGTGAGACGCTGTAAAAGCGGAACCATAAGTCGCCGTTACCGAAGAAACGGATCTACACACCACCCTTACTTCACCACCCCCTACTTCACCACCTTCAGACTAGGCCGCCCACTAGGCCGCGGCGGCTCATCATCCGGTGGCGGCAGCTCATCATCCGCCTCGTACTCATCCTCCCCTTCCAACGGCGCCTCGAGTTCAAACACCATACCCTGACCATTCTCCCGAGCATAAATCCCCAGGATCGAAGCAATAGGCACGTACAGCGTGTGCGGCACACCGCCGAAGCGGCCTTCGAAGCTCACGGCATCGTTGTCCATGTGCAGATGGCGCACGGCGGCCGGCGAAACGTTCAGGACAATCTGCCCGTCATTGGCAAAACCCTGCGGCACCTGTACCGACGGATACTCGGCATTGACCAGCATGTGCGGGGTGCAATCATTGTCCACAATCCACTCGTAGAGCGCGCGGACCAGATAAGGTCGACTGGAGTTCATAGCGGCTCCCTAAGCCTTAGCGCATGTCGCGTTCGACACCAGACAGACTCGCCTGGAAAGTCTCACGCGCAAATTGGCGCTCCATATAATCAAGCAGCGGCTTGGCAGGCCGCGGCAGTTCGATACCCAGAATCGGCAAACGCCAGAGTATGGGCAATAGGCAGCAATCCACCAGGCTTTGTTCCTCACTGAGGAAAAACGGCTTATCGATGAACAGCGGCGATACGCCCGTCAGGCTTTCACGCAACTCCTTGCGCGCCACGACCCGCGCCGGCTCCTTGGTCCGCGGATCCAGGATCAGATCCACCAGCCCGCACCAGTCACGCTGGATGCGATGGATCAACAAGCGGCTGTTGGCACGCGCCACAGGGTATACCGGCAGCAAGGGTGGATGCGGATAACGCTCATCCAGGTATTCCATCACCACCGTCGACTCCCACAGTGCCAAGTCACGATCGACCAGCGTGGGCAGGCTGCCGTAGGGGTTCACCTCGATCAGCTTCGGCGGCTGGCGGCCGGCCTCGACGTAAATGATCTCGGCGCTGACACCCTTTTCTGCCAGTACGATACGTACCCGGTGGGAATAGTGGTCGGCGGGGTCGGAGTAACAGGCCAACCGATTGGTCACGCCCATGGCGATCCTCCTCGCTTGTAGAAATTCTGGGAAAGAAAAACGAGCGCGCCCAGAGGGCGTCTCCCGTAACACCTGGCCGACCAGGCTCGTTACACTTTCAGAGACGCCCTTGGGCGCGCACGATTAACAGCAACGGCTTACAGCTTTATCAATGTACGTCTTTCCAGTATTCACGCTTGAGCAGATAAGCGAATACGAAGAAGAACGCCAGGTACAGCAATACATAGGTACCGATGCGCTGATGCTGCAGCTTCACCGGGTTGGCCGAATAGGCCAGGAAGGTCACCAGGTTCTTGACCTTCTCGTCGAACTGCTCAGGCGTCAGGGCGCCGCTGTTCGGCACGATGGTCAGCTGGTCGCAGGCTTCGTGAGTCAACGCGGTACCGGTCAGCGGATCGTATTGCTTCTTGCCATGCTCGACGATCTGAACCTGCTTGCAGCCTACCACCTGACGACCCTGCAGGCCGACCAGAACGTTCGGCATGCCGACGTTCGGGAAGACCTTGTTGTTCACGCCCCATGGACGCGCAGGATCTTCATAGAACGAACGCAGGTAGCCATAGAGCCAGTCGGTACCGCGTACACGAGCGACCAGGGTCAGGTCGGGCGGCGCAGCGCCGAACCAGGTCTTGGCATCTGCCGGCTGCATGCCGACGGTCATGTGATCGCCCAGCTTGGCGCCGGTGAACACCAGTTTCTCGAGCATCAGCTCATGGGGAATGCCCAGGTCATCGGCCACACGCTCGTAACGCTGGAACTTGGCACTGTGGCAACCCATGCAGTAGTTGGCGAACGTGCGTGCGCCGTCCTGCATGGCGGCTTTATCGGAAACGTCGATGTCGACTTTTTCCAGCTCTGGACCACCGTGTTCGGCCGCGAAGGACAAGACAGGCATGGCAGCAAGAATCAGTACAGCAAATAGCTTTTTCATCAGCCAGTCACCCTTTCCGGAACCGGTTTGGTCTTCTCGAGCCTGGTATAGAACGGCATCAGAATGAAGTAGGCGAAGTACAGGAACGTACAGACCTGCGACAGCAACGTACGCTCAGGAGTCGGTGCCAGTACGCCCAGCACACCCAGGATCACGAACGAGATGCAGAACACCACGAGCCAGATCTTGCTCAGCCAGCCTTTGTAGCGCATCGACTTGACCGGACTGCGGTCCAGCCACGGCAGGACGAACAGCACGGCGATGGCCGCACCCATGGCGATAACGCCCAGCAGCTTGTCGGGGATCGCCCGCAAAATTGCGTAGAACGGCGTGAAGTACCAGACCGGGGCAATGTGCTCAGGCGTCTTGAAGGCGTTCGCCTGTTCGAAGTTCGGCTTCTCGAGGAAGTAGCCGCCCATCTCCGGGAAGAAGAACACGATGGAGCAGAAGATGAACAGGAACACCACCACGCCGACGATATCCTTCACGGTGTAGTACGGGTGGAAGGCGATGCCATCCAGCGGTACGCCGTTCTCGTCCTTGTGCTTCTTGATGTCCACGCCATCCGGGTTGTTCGAGCCAACTTCGTGTAGCGCCAGGATGTGCAACACCACCAGG is from Pseudomonas sp. B21-056 and encodes:
- a CDS encoding penicillin-binding protein activator: MIACLRLLSALCLAALLAACASSPSSSLGELPRTPDASIEQLLEQAAQSKAPEKAALLRLSAADLAYRQGNAGQSAQILQQVPLEQLKPGQQIFASTLAAELAMTRNQPKAALTALSHPSLQHLSEMPVEQQIRTGTVHARALEADGQTLAAAKERIFIAPLLENEVAAKNHEAIWSLIASLPTDQLQPTTTDDLGGWLSLARAVKTAGTLEQQQAAIDHWREQNPKHPAALQLPTPLVKLKELASQPLSKIALLLPQNGQLAAVAKALREGFMASHYQAQQAGQNPPSIQFYDSSTLTSMDEFYRKAQADGVQLVVGPLEKPLVKQISTRPQLPITTLALNYSEGEQGPPQLFQFGLAPEDEAREVARRARADGLHRAAVMVPKGEWGDRVLKAFSQDWQATGGSILAIERVDQPVQLAQQIADMFQLRQSEGRAKSLQNTVGTTVAAQPSRRQDIEFIFLAATPQQAQQIKPTLNFQYAGDVPVYATSQVFSASGDQNQYNDMNGIRFCETPWLLDANDPLRKQVTAQWPQAAGSLGRLYAMGADAYRLAPRLGQLKTLPDSRIEGLSGSLAVSQSQRVQRQLPWAEFVNGQVQRLPDTQR
- a CDS encoding cytochrome c1, with the protein product MKKLFAVLILAAMPVLSFAAEHGGPELEKVDIDVSDKAAMQDGARTFANYCMGCHSAKFQRYERVADDLGIPHELMLEKLVFTGAKLGDHMTVGMQPADAKTWFGAAPPDLTLVARVRGTDWLYGYLRSFYEDPARPWGVNNKVFPNVGMPNVLVGLQGRQVVGCKQVQIVEHGKKQYDPLTGTALTHEACDQLTIVPNSGALTPEQFDEKVKNLVTFLAYSANPVKLQHQRIGTYVLLYLAFFFVFAYLLKREYWKDVH
- a CDS encoding cytochrome b — its product is MSKLMDWVDARFPATKMWEDHLSKYYAPKNFNFFYFFGSLALLVLVNQIVTGVWLTMSYTPSAEEAFASVEYIMRDVEYGSILRLLHSTGASAFFIVVYLHMFRGLLYGSYQKPRELVWVFGMLIYLALMAEAFMGYLLPWGQMSYWGAQVIISLFGAIPVIGNDLTQWIRGDYLISGITLNRFFALHVVALPIVILGLVVLHILALHEVGSNNPDGVDIKKHKDENGVPLDGIAFHPYYTVKDIVGVVVFLFIFCSIVFFFPEMGGYFLEKPNFEQANAFKTPEHIAPVWYFTPFYAILRAIPDKLLGVIAMGAAIAVLFVLPWLDRSPVKSMRYKGWLSKIWLVVFCISFVILGVLGVLAPTPERTLLSQVCTFLYFAYFILMPFYTRLEKTKPVPERVTG
- the rsmI gene encoding 16S rRNA (cytidine(1402)-2'-O)-methyltransferase, with the protein product MTAPGALNSAAGSLYVVATPIGNLDDISARALKILREVALIAAEDTRHSQRLLQHFGIATPLAACHEHNERDEGSRFITRLLAGDNVALISDAGTPLISDPGYHLVRQARAAGISVVPVPGACALIAALSAAGLPSDRFIFEGFLPAKAVGRRARLESIKEEPRTLIFYEAPHRILECLQDMELVFGPERPALLARELTKTFETLKGLPLAQLRAFVESDSNQQRGECVVLVAGWTMPDSEEAVSSEAMRILDLLLEEMPLKRAAALAAQITGERKNVLYQVALDRQKTR
- a CDS encoding phosphoheptose isomerase; this encodes MDMQSRIRQLFQASIDTKQQAMDVLAPYIEQASQVMVNALLNEGKMLSCGNGGSAGDAQHFSSELLNRFERERPSLPAIALTTDSSTITSIANDYSYNEVFSKQIRALGQPGDVLLAISTSGNSANIIQAIQAAHDREMIVVALTGRDGGGMASLLLPEDVEIRVPAKVTARIQEVHLLAIHCLCDLIDSQIFGSEE
- a CDS encoding ClpXP protease specificity-enhancing factor; this encodes MNSSRPYLVRALYEWIVDNDCTPHMLVNAEYPSVQVPQGFANDGQIVLNVSPAAVRHLHMDNDAVSFEGRFGGVPHTLYVPIASILGIYARENGQGMVFELEAPLEGEDEYEADDELPPPDDEPPRPSGRPSLKVVK
- a CDS encoding BON domain-containing protein, producing MTPNRLGLLALTLCLGISGCTSVVNASREKPIEDDRGTRTFGSKIDDSLIETKVGVNIAKADPDLDNNSHIVVTSFNGVVLLAGQTPREDLKAKAEQEASAVQRVKTVHNELQVLQPSSLLARQNDAWLTTKIKTQMLTDASIPGSRIKVVTENGIVYLLGLLTKKEAAQATNLVQGVSGVQKIVKLFEYID
- a CDS encoding YraN family protein, producing the protein MPERSRQQSGRDAEGQALVHLQQQGLRLVAQNWLCKRGELDLVMLDGDTVVFVEVRYRKNTQWGGALDSIDERKRQKLVFAAQYFLQRESRWADHPCRFDVVAIDSSVGQLNWLQNAFDS
- a CDS encoding glutathione S-transferase N-terminal domain-containing protein yields the protein MGVTNRLACYSDPADHYSHRVRIVLAEKGVSAEIIYVEAGRQPPKLIEVNPYGSLPTLVDRDLALWESTVVMEYLDERYPHPPLLPVYPVARANSRLLIHRIQRDWCGLVDLILDPRTKEPARVVARKELRESLTGVSPLFIDKPFFLSEEQSLVDCCLLPILWRLPILGIELPRPAKPLLDYMERQFARETFQASLSGVERDMR